A single genomic interval of Acidobacteriota bacterium harbors:
- a CDS encoding amidophosphoribosyltransferase has protein sequence MFDKLHEECGVFGIFGHEEAARLAYLGLYALQHRGQESAGIVSSDGERLHTERGMGHVSDIFREENLGQLPGRVAIGHVRYSTAGKVSLNEAQPFSVKCSFGQIALCHNGNLPDATEARFQLERDGAIFSSTSDTEVVLHRIARSRAGDVVEAIIEALRNEEGAYSMLFVTPDKLIAARDPRGFRPLCLGELEGATVFASETCAFDLIGAKYIRDVEPGEVVVVEAGGIYSLHPFPDKPVSHCIFEHVYFSRPDSLVFGRSVNKSRHLFGRHLAREHPVNAEIVVPIPDSGVAAAIGFAAESGLKFRFGLMRNHYVGRTFIEPRSSIRHFGVKIKLNPVRDLIEGKRVVLIDDSIVRGTTSKKIVKMVRDAGAREVHMRISCPPTIAPCYYGVDTPTREELIAAQASVEEIRQFLEADSLGYLSLQGMLEAVGDPANTKFCTACYTGKYPTQLGRKVMTSHERESVAAD, from the coding sequence ATGTTCGATAAACTTCATGAAGAGTGCGGCGTCTTTGGCATTTTCGGCCACGAAGAAGCAGCCAGGCTTGCTTATCTGGGATTGTACGCGCTGCAACATCGCGGGCAGGAGTCGGCTGGCATTGTTTCGTCCGATGGCGAACGGCTGCACACCGAACGCGGCATGGGACATGTCAGCGACATTTTCCGGGAAGAAAATCTGGGGCAATTGCCAGGACGCGTGGCCATCGGTCATGTTCGGTACTCCACCGCCGGCAAAGTCAGCCTGAACGAAGCTCAACCGTTTTCCGTCAAATGCAGCTTTGGACAGATCGCGCTTTGCCATAACGGAAATCTCCCCGATGCCACGGAAGCACGATTCCAACTGGAACGCGACGGAGCCATTTTCTCTTCCACCTCGGACACGGAAGTCGTGCTGCACCGCATCGCCCGTTCGCGCGCAGGCGACGTTGTCGAAGCAATTATCGAAGCATTGCGAAACGAAGAAGGCGCGTATTCAATGCTGTTTGTGACGCCGGACAAATTGATCGCGGCGCGCGATCCGCGCGGCTTTCGCCCGCTGTGCCTGGGCGAATTGGAAGGCGCGACGGTGTTTGCATCGGAAACCTGCGCGTTCGACCTAATCGGCGCGAAATACATACGCGATGTCGAACCGGGCGAAGTCGTCGTCGTTGAAGCCGGTGGAATTTACAGCTTGCACCCATTTCCCGACAAACCTGTGTCGCACTGCATTTTTGAACACGTTTATTTTTCGCGGCCCGATTCGCTGGTGTTTGGCCGCAGCGTCAATAAAAGCCGCCATCTGTTCGGTCGTCATCTGGCGCGAGAACATCCGGTGAATGCGGAGATTGTCGTGCCCATTCCCGATTCCGGCGTCGCCGCCGCAATCGGATTTGCCGCCGAATCGGGACTGAAGTTTCGCTTCGGGCTGATGCGCAACCATTACGTCGGGCGCACCTTCATCGAACCGCGCTCGTCCATTCGCCACTTCGGTGTGAAGATCAAGCTCAACCCGGTGCGCGACCTGATCGAAGGCAAACGCGTGGTGTTGATTGATGATTCCATCGTGCGCGGTACGACTTCCAAAAAGATCGTCAAGATGGTCCGAGACGCAGGCGCGCGCGAAGTTCACATGCGCATCAGTTGCCCGCCGACTATTGCGCCGTGTTATTACGGCGTGGACACGCCAACGCGCGAGGAACTGATCGCCGCGCAAGCTTCGGTCGAAGAAATTCGTCAGTTTCTGGAAGCGGATTCGCTGGGCTACCTGAGCCTGCAGGGAATGCTGGAAGCGGTTGGCGATCCTGCCAACACAAAATTCTGCACGGCTTGTTACACCGGGAAATATCCGACGCAATTGGGAAGGAAGGTCATGACTTCGCATGAACGCGAATCCGTAGCCGCCGACTGA
- the queD gene encoding 6-carboxytetrahydropterin synthase QueD — MATREVMIEMGFSSAHALRGYQGKCENTHGHNYRVEVYVRGERLNDIGLLVDFKDLKAATKKVVDYLDHKNINELPPFDKELNPSAEEMAGFFFHEVGRQINDDRVEVYKVRVWETDTCAATYWID, encoded by the coding sequence ATGGCCACAAGAGAAGTAATGATTGAAATGGGGTTTTCTTCGGCGCACGCATTGCGCGGATATCAGGGCAAGTGCGAAAACACGCACGGCCACAATTATCGCGTTGAAGTGTATGTGCGCGGCGAACGGTTGAATGACATCGGGTTGCTGGTTGATTTCAAAGACTTAAAGGCCGCGACAAAAAAAGTCGTAGATTACCTGGACCACAAAAACATCAATGAATTGCCGCCGTTCGATAAAGAATTGAATCCTTCGGCAGAGGAAATGGCGGGATTCTTTTTTCATGAAGTCGGACGCCAGATCAATGACGACCGTGTCGAAGTGTATAAGGTGCGCGTTTGGGAAACCGACACCTGCGCGGCGACGTATTGGATTGATTGA
- the thiO gene encoding glycine oxidase ThiO: protein MSETQKQFDSAVIGGGVIGCAIAWRLAQAGMKVVVIERGEIGREASQAAGGMLVPLAEADEADDLFDLCVASRALYADFAQELQQASGTNIEYRTEGTLYLSLTDEDDEELERRWQWQHAAGLNVKRLNADCARKLEPQINDKLRWALKFPDDHQVNNRLLIQALYLAAQRIGVEFQTQTEAERLLIESRAGRKQIVGVTTSRGEVRSNTVIVAAGSWSSLLKTEAETLLPKLKVEPVHGQMVAVEMPARPVNHIIYSCRAYVVPRLSGVLIAGSTSDKFGFEKRVTAGGLASIIGRAKEILPGFGNLTVIETWSGLRPRASDGLPVIGIDDSVAGLIYATGHYRNGILLTPVTAKAVSEIVLKGESSIALSPFSSSRFSPK from the coding sequence ATGTCCGAAACTCAAAAACAGTTTGACTCCGCTGTGATTGGCGGCGGGGTAATTGGCTGCGCCATTGCCTGGCGCTTGGCTCAGGCGGGAATGAAGGTTGTGGTCATCGAACGCGGCGAAATAGGCCGCGAAGCTTCGCAAGCCGCCGGAGGGATGCTGGTTCCATTGGCAGAAGCTGACGAAGCCGACGATCTGTTTGACCTTTGCGTTGCCAGTCGGGCGCTGTACGCCGATTTTGCGCAAGAGCTTCAGCAAGCCAGCGGAACGAACATCGAATACAGGACTGAAGGCACGCTATATCTGTCGCTGACCGATGAAGACGACGAAGAGTTGGAACGTCGTTGGCAATGGCAACACGCCGCCGGGTTGAATGTAAAACGGTTGAATGCCGACTGCGCGCGGAAGTTGGAACCGCAGATCAATGACAAGCTCCGCTGGGCGCTGAAATTTCCCGATGATCATCAAGTCAACAACCGTCTATTGATTCAAGCGCTTTACCTTGCAGCCCAAAGAATTGGAGTCGAATTCCAAACCCAAACCGAAGCCGAGCGGTTGTTGATCGAAAGCCGCGCCGGGCGAAAACAGATTGTCGGCGTCACAACCTCGCGCGGCGAAGTCCGCAGCAACACGGTGATCGTCGCAGCCGGAAGCTGGTCGAGTTTGCTGAAAACCGAAGCTGAAACTTTGTTGCCAAAACTAAAAGTTGAACCCGTACATGGCCAAATGGTGGCAGTCGAAATGCCCGCGCGCCCAGTCAATCACATCATCTATTCATGTCGAGCTTATGTTGTTCCGCGACTCAGCGGAGTTTTGATTGCCGGTTCCACCAGCGACAAATTTGGCTTTGAAAAACGTGTGACGGCTGGCGGCTTGGCTTCCATCATTGGGCGGGCGAAAGAAATCCTGCCTGGTTTCGGCAATCTGACTGTTATTGAAACCTGGTCAGGATTGCGCCCGCGCGCATCTGACGGACTGCCGGTCATCGGCATTGACGATTCCGTTGCAGGGTTGATTTATGCCACAGGGCATTACCGCAACGGCATTTTGCTGACTCCTGTCACGGCCAAAGCCGTCAGCGAAATCGTCCTGAAAGGGGAAAGCAGCATTGCTCTCTCGCCATTTTCCTCTTCACGCTTTAGTCCGAAGTAA
- a CDS encoding NUDIX hydrolase: MNTENQFEWLETKTEYREVRASKHGDELRWLVNRETILNHATGEMVTRAALRHPGICVMVPFLEDGRIALMHQYRYAADEVLWELPAGTLEGREENARMVATETPEECAARELLEETGYESARLEKVCECYAMPGSSDELIHVFFAYDLARREQALDIGEVIYEIRGFTGDELISMIANGQIRDAKTLVGLFLALSRRTESVRITSD, translated from the coding sequence ATGAACACCGAAAATCAGTTTGAATGGCTGGAAACCAAAACCGAATACCGCGAAGTTCGCGCCTCAAAACATGGCGATGAGCTTCGCTGGTTGGTCAATCGCGAAACCATCTTGAATCACGCCACAGGCGAAATGGTCACGCGCGCGGCGCTGCGGCATCCGGGAATCTGCGTGATGGTGCCGTTCCTGGAAGACGGACGAATCGCGTTGATGCACCAGTACCGCTACGCCGCCGATGAAGTGTTGTGGGAATTGCCCGCGGGAACGCTGGAAGGTCGAGAAGAAAACGCGCGGATGGTCGCCACGGAAACGCCGGAAGAATGCGCCGCGCGCGAGTTGTTGGAAGAAACCGGGTATGAATCGGCTCGGTTGGAAAAAGTGTGCGAATGTTACGCGATGCCCGGCAGCAGCGATGAGTTGATTCATGTCTTCTTTGCGTATGACCTGGCCAGACGCGAACAGGCATTGGACATCGGCGAAGTGATTTATGAAATCCGCGGGTTTACAGGTGATGAACTGATCTCAATGATCGCCAATGGACAGATTCGGGATGCAAAAACACTGGTGGGATTGTTTTTGGCTCTCAGTCGCCGCACTGAAAGCGTGCGCATTACTTCGGACTAA